From the genome of Triticum aestivum cultivar Chinese Spring chromosome 1A, IWGSC CS RefSeq v2.1, whole genome shotgun sequence:
AAGTCACCGCAGGATTGGGAGATTGAGGATCGAACAGGAGGATGCATCAGAAACACACCCTTACATTGCAGCACAAGTCGTAACAACAAAAGCATGGCAAGTTCAACAGACATATTCCACCCCATTGCTCGAGTCGTATTACCCTACAACCCGCAAATTATAGATGTTGCTACCAGTCAAAGCAAATGTGAGCAAGCATGTCTTGGTTCCTGCTCCTGCACTGCTTATTCCTATAGCAATAGCAGATGCTCTATCTGGCATGGGGAATTGTATAGTGTAAATTTTAATGATGGCATTGATAATAATTCTGAAGATGTTCTTTATCTTCGCCTTGCTGCCAAAGATTTGCTACCAGGTTctagaaaagagaaaagaaaaccaAAGGTCGGAGTTGTTACTATTGTaagtattattggttttgggtTAATAATGGTCATCCTGCTGTTACTGATTTGGAGGAACAAATTCAAGAGGTGTGGTTTGCCTATATATGACAATCCAGGTAGTGCTAGTGGAATTGTAGCCTTCAGATACACTGACTTGGTTCGTGCTACTAAAAGCTTCTCAGAAAAGCTTGGAGGAGGTGGTTTTGGTTCTGTATACAAGGGGGTGTTAAGTGACTCAACAACTACTATAGCAGTGAAAAGGCTAGATGGGGCCCGTCAAGGAGAGAAGCAATTCAGGGCTGAGGTGAGCACAATTGGACTGATCCAACACATAAACCTAGTGAAATTGATTGGTTTCTGCTGCGAAGGTGATCACAGGTTACTTGTGTATGAACACATGTTAAATGGGTCTCTTGATGGTCATCTATTTAAGAAGAGCAATGCAAATGTTATCGTCCTGAATTGGAACATCAGATATCAAATATCCCTAGGAGTTGCTAGAGGATTGTGTTACTTGCATCAGGGTTGTCATGAGTGCATTATACACTGCGATATTAAGCCGGAGAACATACTTCTGGATGCATCATTTGTTCCTAAAGTTGCAGACTTTGGGTTGGCAACGTTTGTGGGAAGGGATTTCAGCCGAATTCTGACTTCATTCAGAGGTACTGTGGGTTATCTTGCCCCAGAGTGGCTTACTGGAGTGCCGATCACACCGAAAGTCGACGTTTACGGCTTCGGCATGGTGCTATTGGAAATTTTATCAGGAAGGAGGAATTCCTCACCTGAAACATCGTATAACACTAGTAGCAGCAACAGTGGTCAGAATATTGAATACTTTCCTGTGCAAGCCATCAGCAAGCTTCACGATGGAGATTTAAAGAGTTTGATGGATCCACAGTTACATGGTTATTTCAATTTGGAAGAGGCTGAAAGGGTTTGCAAAGTTGCATGTTGGTGCATCCAAGATAATGAGTTGGATTGGCCAACAATGGGTGAAGTTGTCCGGGTTCTCGAGGGTCAACATGACATTGATGTTCCTCCAATGCCAAGATTGCTTGCGGCTATAACTGAACAATCTGGTTCTGCAACTACAATGTAATAATAATTTCCAGCCCAATGTAATCTTTGTTAATTTCAGCAATTTTCTTAAAAGTTGTAATGTGGAGTGCAAGGAATAAAAGGATGGCAAGTTTGCAGCAGCTAATTAGCTGTTTCTTATTATTTAGGTGTTTTATAATTTCAATTATGTATGGTAAGCAGTCATTGCAGCAAGAGATAGAAATATGTGTATGGTTTCTTCAGAGATCTATGCTCTGAACTTCAGAATTTATAATTGCAGTGCAGGAATAGGTTACTATTAGTATGCTTAGGTACTATGCCAGCTATGGATTAAATATTTTTTTCAAACTGTACTTAATCAAACTGCAACAGTTTCTGTAGTTCTGCAAGTAGGAAGATATCAGATATGGAAGTTGTAGATGGATATGATGAAGAGACTACATCGGCTGTGTAACCGCTCGGTATTTCCAAATTTCTGTGTCGGTGGTATGATCCTGGCTAAGCCAATCATGGCATCTTGGATTTCAGTGTTGCGCTTGCCCTTTATGCCCGGCTCCATGAGGAGTCGGAATCCCTAACCCTAGTCGCCTCCCGCCAACACCGTCGCCTCCTCCCTCGCGCACGACGGCACCCAGCCGCCGGCGGCCGCGTGTTCGTCCACATCCAGCTCCCTCCTCCCCCTACAACCTCCGCCCTAGACCTGGTAGAACCCTAGTTCCTACCACTTTGGTATCAGCTAGCTCGGTTGCGATCATATCTTCACCGCCACCCACCCCGTCCCTTCCGCTGCCCACCACCACCGCTGCCCCGCTGTCCACAACGGCGAGCGCGCCTCCCGCGCCGGTGCCCGTCACCACCGCCGCACCGATCGCCGTTGTCCTCTCTCCGGAGGAGGTAACCGGAGCAACCCACGATCTCGCCACCGCGGTCCAGGGCATCCGCCTATACTTGGCAGTTCCCTATGGGCCATCGTCGGCTGTGCGTCATCCGCCGCTACCGCCGGGCCCTCCTCTTGCCCTGGCAGCCGCCGCTTCCCGGGGCCTCTGCGGCGCTAGTCGGGCCGCTGCAGCCCCAGCTCACTACAGGAAACAACTAATTTGCCGTAAGGGagcgtctttgccgtcagcttttcgtcaAGCAAACGGCAAAGAAAGGCTTTGCCGTCatcaacagacggcaaagaaatatAGACGTCAAAAAAATCTTCGCCGTCTACGAAAAAAATACATACGGCAAAGAGGTCACATTGCCGTCTGCGGaaaaaatacagacggcaaagaaagactttgccgtctgtattttttCACAGACGGCAAAGTGACCTCTTTACCATCTGTATTTTTTTAGCAGACGGCAaaatgctctttgccgtctgtaaaaaataatgcagacggcaaagagaaagcaCATCTCGCAGATCGATCCCACGGATCGATGAGGTGGCACGATCGTAGCCGACCGCTAGCACTGCCTCTCCTTGATCTCTCACCGACGCTGTCCCCACCACGTTCTCTCTCTCCCTTATCCTCACTCACGCACTCATGTCCACACCCACCCACGCCTTATCCTCTCACGCACGCACCACGCAACACACGCACATGCCACCGCCAGCTACCCATGCGGATGGCGACCGGTGCGGGCAAGGGCGGCGGCTGGGCGGCCAGTGCGGACGAGGACGGGCGAGTGGCGTGGGCCAGTGCTGGACGGCGGCGAGTGCAGCGGCAGGCGAGCGTGGCTGGTAGTCGGCACGGGTGAGGGTGCAGGCGGCTGGCCGGCCAGTGCAGGCGGGGACGGGCGAGCGGCGCGGGCCAGCNNNNNNNNNNNNNNNNNNNNNNNNNNNNNNNNNNNNNNNNNNNNNNNNNNNNNNNNNNNNNNNNNNNNNNNNNNNNNNNNNNNNNNNNNNNNNNNNNNNNNNNNNNNNNNNNNNNNNNNNNNNNNNNNNNNNNNNNNNNNNNNNNNNNNNNNNNNNNNNNNNNNNNNNNNNNNNNNNNNNNNNNNNNNNNNNNNNNNNNNNNNNNNNNNNNNNNNNNNNNNNNNNNNNNNNNNNNNNNNNNNNNNNNNNNNNNNNNNNNNNNNNNNNNNNNNNNNNNNNNNNNNNNNNNNNNNNNNNNNNNNNNNNNNNNNNNNNNNNNNNNNNNNNNNNNNNNNNNNNNNNNNNNNNNNNNNNNNNNNNNNNNNNNNNNNNNNNNNNNNNNNNNNNNNNNNNNNNNNNNNNNNNNNNNNNNNNNNNNNNNNNNNNNNNNNNNNNNNNNNNNNNNNNNNNNNNNNNNNNNNNNNNNNNNNNNNNNNNNNNNNNNNNNNNNNNNNNNNNNNNNNNNNNNNNNNNNNNNNNNNNNNNNNNNNNNNNNNNNNNNNNNNNNNNNNNNNNNNNNNNNNNNNNNNNNNNNNNNNNNNNNNNGGGCCAGCGCGGGCGAGGGCTGCGGCGGGCGGGCGCGGGCGAGCGCGACTTGCATCCGGCATGGGAGAGGGCAGCGGCGTGtgcggctgggcggcggcgcggcgagcagTGCCGGGCGGCCGCGGGATCTACCTCCTTCCTGCCGCGGGCCTTGCCCTCCTCTGCGCTCGCCCTCGACCTCCTCGTCTATGGCCGAGCTGCGACCATGGCAGGGGAACGGGGCCGTCCACTTCTCCGGCTGGCGCGGATCTCAACCTCCCTGGCGACGCGTGCGCTACAAGGGCCAGTTGCCCAGTTTGTCATTGTAAATTAGAGAGTTTTTTTCAAAAGCTGAAATAGAGTAGTTTTTTGATTGATAAGTGAGTGATGATCAATATAATGTGTAAATAGACTAGTTCGATCTTGTAAAATCCGTTGTTTAGTCATTGATTCTTATACTGTTGGTTGTGGGTTTGGCCTACGCCTTTGACCAAGAAACATTGACCACACCCACCGCACCTGAACTGTTGTTCTTTTTTTATAAATAATAAAACATCCTTTGCCGTCTTGGGTGAAcgaggctgacggcaaaggcacagcctagctgacggcaaagatgcatTTTTGCTATTATTGGGTTTGACGGCAAAGATAGAGTTcggctgacggcaaagtctttgccatctgcccgataaaaagctgacggcaaagaattctTTACCGACATTctctgacggcaaactctttgccgtctgtattcaggtctttgccgtctgtgatccacaTACGGCAAATTTCCTGATTCCTATAGTGGCTGCAGCTGCCACCACCCCGTAATGCCGACGTGGCCATCCCCGGCCACCGCGGTTTCCGCCGCGTCCGGCGCCCCCACGCAGCCGCAGCTGTAGCTACTGGCGCCATCGCCGCCCTACATCGGGCTGGTTTCGACCACGCCGGCGGGCGTCCCAATCCAGCAGGTTTGGTTCCCACCCCCGCGGTTTATTTGGtacaagattatatgttcagatgcattatgctatttaatagtcctctgattatgagcatgtttatcgtttatgagtagttacttttattcttgaggtcacgggagaaaccaTGTTACAAGTAATcttgtgaatttgatatgtgttcgatattttgatagtatgtatgttgtgattcccctagtggtgtcatgtgaacgtctactacatgacacttcatcatatttggacctaaggaaatgcattgtggagtagcaattagatgatgggttgcgagaatgacagaagcttaaatctcAGTTTATATGCTATTTCGTAAGGGAGCGATTGGATCCAAAAGTNNNNNNNNNNNNNNNNNNNNNNNNNNNNNNNNNNNNNNNNNNNNNNNNNNNNNNNNNNNNNNNNNNNNNNNNNNNNNNNNNNNNNNNNNNNNNNNNNNNNNNNNNNNNNNNNNNNNNNNNNNNNNNNNNNNNNNNNNNNNNNNNNNNNNNNNNNNNNNNNNNNNNNNNNNNNNNNNNNNNNNNNNNNNNNNNNNNNNNNNNNNNNNNNNNNNNNNNNNNNNNNNNNNNNNNNNNNNNNNNNNNNNNNNNNNNNNNNNNNNNNNNNNNNNNNNNNNNNNNNNNNNNNNNNNNNNNNNNNNNNNNNNNNNNNNNNNNNNNNNNNNNNNNNNNNNNNNNNNNNNNNNNNNNNNNNNNNNNNNNNNNNNNNNNNNNNNNNNNNNNNNNNNNNNNNNNNNNNNNNNNNNNNNNNNNNNNNNNNNNNNNNNNNNNaagcaccggtccacacacatatcaaattatcaaagtagcaaacacgaattaaatcaacatgataaaagtgactagatgaaattcccgtgtacccttaagaacgctttgcttatcataagagacctttttggcctgtcatttgcctcaaaaggattgaacTACCTTGCTGCATATTTGTTACTACTATAGTTACTTGCTcactacaaattatcttgctatccaACTATTCCGCTAGTTACAATTTCAGcatttgcagacattaccttactgaaaactacttgtcattttcttcggctcctcgttgggtttgacactcttacttatcgaaaagagctataactgatctcctatacttgtgggtcatcaatgtatAATTTaaaattatttcaaatagtttTTATAATACATGAAaaatatttttcatatacatgataACGTTTTCTACAGGTACTATGTACATTTTTTACTACACAAGAATATTTGTGAAATGCATGATGCACATTTTTCAGTATGCAATAATATATTTTAAAAATACAATGAACATTTCGCATTACACGGTTAAACCACATTTTTTATTCACGGTGAACATTTGTAAAATACACGATTAATAACAACTTGTTGAAGGGTTTCTGCATTTGTCCCTCCTCCAAGAAAAGAcggctagggtttct
Proteins encoded in this window:
- the LOC123066280 gene encoding G-type lectin S-receptor-like serine/threonine-protein kinase At2g19130, encoding MPPLYILLGLLLLHTAPWCSSVAANEDTLTSDQALAAGDKLVSRNGKFALGFFQPAASSISKSSRNATSPSSSWYLGIWFNRIPVFTTVWVANREEPITHRNLNLTQLKISSDGNLVIVNYAAKTESIVWSTHIVHGRTSSINTTASIAVVLLNSGNLALLANSQDMLWQSFDYPTDVALPGAKLGRNKVPGFIRRYISKKSLIDIGLGSYSIELDNTGIVLKHRNPSVVYWHWASSRTSSLNLVQLIKTTLDLDPRTKGNKFKRCGLPIYDNPGSASGIVAFRYTDLVRATKSFSEKLGGGGFGSVYKGVLSDSTTTIAVKRLDGARQGEKQFRAEVSTIGLIQHINLVKLIGFCCEGDHRLLVYEHMLNGSLDGHLFKKSNANVIVLNWNIRYQISLGVARGLCYLHQGCHECIIHCDIKPENILLDASFVPKVADFGLATFVGRDFSRILTSFRGTVGYLAPEWLTGVPITPKVDVYGFGMVLLEILSGRRNSSPETSYNTSSSNSGQNIEYFPVQAISKLHDGDLKSLMDPQLHGYFNLEEAERVCKVACWCIQDNELDWPTMGEVVRVLEGQHDIDVPPMPRLLAAITEQSGSATTM